The Spirosoma foliorum genome has a window encoding:
- a CDS encoding molybdopterin-dependent oxidoreductase, producing the protein MHCVTKWTKLDTHWQGVSIETLLEHVTLKPEARYVMAYSYGDYTTNIPLEDLRHGKAFIGLNFEEKPLAAEHGGPARLVVPHLYFWKSAKWITGLRFMEHDQPGFWERGGYSMYGNPWTEQRYRSDD; encoded by the coding sequence ATCCACTGCGTGACCAAGTGGACAAAACTGGATACCCACTGGCAAGGCGTTAGTATTGAAACCTTGCTGGAACACGTGACCCTCAAGCCAGAAGCTCGTTACGTCATGGCCTATTCCTATGGCGATTACACCACCAACATTCCGCTGGAAGACCTCCGACACGGGAAAGCATTTATTGGTCTGAATTTCGAGGAAAAGCCACTCGCAGCTGAGCATGGTGGACCTGCTCGATTAGTCGTCCCTCACCTTTATTTCTGGAAAAGTGCCAAATGGATCACCGGATTACGTTTTATGGAACATGACCAGCCTGGTTTCTGGGAGCGGGGTGGGTATAGTATGTATGGAAATCCCTGGACCGAACAGCGTTACCGAAGCGACGATTAG
- a CDS encoding alpha/beta fold hydrolase: MSKFTVKDGTEIYYKDWGTGQPIVFHHGWPLSSDDWDAQMMFFVSKGFRVIAHDRRGHGRSTQTSEGHTMETYVADVAELMEFLDIKDSIHIGHSTGGGEVIRYVAKHGQGRVVKAVLISAVTPLMVQTETNPDGIPMSVFDEIREGTATHRPQYFQDFTLPFYGYNREGAKVSQGIRDNWWRQGMMGGIKAHHDGIKAFSETDFTEDLKSVDIPVLVLHGEDDQIVPFPISGAKAIKLLKNGKLISYPGFPHGMPTTEAATINADILAFIKA, translated from the coding sequence ATGAGCAAGTTCACTGTAAAAGACGGTACCGAAATTTATTACAAAGATTGGGGAACGGGTCAACCAATCGTTTTTCATCACGGCTGGCCTTTATCCAGCGATGATTGGGACGCACAAATGATGTTTTTTGTAAGCAAAGGATTTCGCGTTATTGCCCACGATCGCCGGGGTCATGGTCGTTCGACCCAAACATCTGAAGGCCATACCATGGAAACGTATGTAGCTGATGTGGCAGAACTTATGGAGTTTCTTGATATCAAAGATTCAATTCATATTGGCCACTCAACGGGTGGTGGTGAAGTGATTCGGTATGTAGCTAAACATGGTCAGGGCCGGGTAGTAAAAGCCGTTTTGATTAGTGCGGTTACACCCCTCATGGTTCAAACAGAAACGAATCCAGATGGTATTCCGATGTCGGTATTCGATGAAATACGGGAGGGTACGGCTACCCATCGGCCTCAATATTTCCAGGATTTTACCTTACCATTTTATGGCTACAATCGGGAAGGAGCCAAGGTGTCACAAGGCATCCGGGATAATTGGTGGCGCCAGGGAATGATGGGTGGCATCAAAGCCCACCACGACGGCATTAAAGCGTTTTCCGAAACGGATTTTACCGAAGACCTGAAGAGCGTAGATATTCCGGTTTTGGTATTGCATGGTGAGGATGACCAGATCGTTCCATTCCCTATTTCAGGTGCAAAGGCTATTAAACTGTTGAAAAATGGGAAGCTGATTTCGTATCCAGGCTTTCCACATGGCATGCCCACCACCGAAGCAGCCACCATTAATGCGGATATCCTGGCTTTTATTAAAGCGTAA
- a CDS encoding Na+/H+ antiporter: MHPLETVLLLLIFVIGLALIARRLNLVFPILLTVGGLIIGFIPGLPNVGLDSSVVLLVFLPPILYSAAWYTNWSDFRRNLEPVVVLALGLVLATSIGIAYVANWLIPGFTLATGLLLGAIVSPSDAVAATAIMKTLAVPRKIVAILEGESLVNDATALVIFQLALATMNSGSFSLTDSLLEFIRLAGGGIGTGLVIGYLSFWLHKYGNLEAALETVLTFVTAYSAYIAAEHLHVSGVLSVVTAGLLLGHKQSMVHSPTTRMQAVAVWDFVVVLLNGLIFILIGLQLPHVVASIKGQSLGQLVWFGLLISLTAVVIRFLGIFLADTVSTRIRKVWHLPPVFPSFKHTTLLAYISMRGIVSLAAALSIPERLPNGLPCPGRNLILFITFCVILFTLVGQGSLLPVVIRALHFGQQSTDYLSRREIRKRLSKKALAMIHRVVSKEGLVGDTVQEIIDRHQERVDELDRGDSEKTLSQHQLSQKLTLSSIQAQRSELLALRDDQLIDVDLFHELENELDREEIQLKVIDS, translated from the coding sequence ATGCATCCACTTGAAACGGTTCTTCTGCTGCTGATTTTTGTGATTGGACTGGCGCTGATCGCCCGACGGCTCAACCTGGTCTTTCCGATATTGCTAACGGTTGGCGGTCTTATTATTGGTTTCATCCCCGGTTTGCCGAACGTTGGCCTGGACTCATCGGTCGTTCTCCTGGTTTTCTTACCCCCTATCCTATACAGTGCTGCCTGGTACACGAACTGGAGCGACTTTCGCCGAAATTTAGAACCTGTTGTGGTGCTTGCTTTGGGCCTGGTGCTGGCAACCAGTATCGGTATTGCGTATGTAGCCAACTGGCTTATTCCAGGCTTTACGTTGGCGACAGGCTTACTGTTAGGCGCTATCGTTTCGCCTTCCGATGCCGTTGCCGCTACAGCGATCATGAAGACACTGGCGGTTCCCCGAAAAATAGTCGCCATCCTGGAAGGCGAAAGTCTGGTTAATGATGCCACGGCTTTAGTGATCTTTCAGTTGGCACTAGCGACCATGAATTCGGGGAGTTTTTCCTTAACGGACTCCCTGCTGGAATTCATCCGGTTAGCGGGGGGAGGTATTGGGACAGGACTCGTTATTGGTTATCTATCGTTCTGGCTACACAAATACGGAAATCTTGAGGCCGCCCTGGAAACGGTACTGACGTTTGTGACGGCTTACTCGGCCTATATAGCAGCCGAACACCTCCATGTAAGTGGGGTACTAAGTGTAGTTACAGCGGGCCTGTTACTAGGCCATAAGCAATCGATGGTACATAGCCCAACCACGCGGATGCAGGCAGTTGCAGTCTGGGATTTTGTGGTTGTGCTCCTGAATGGCCTGATCTTTATTTTAATAGGCTTGCAGTTGCCGCACGTGGTAGCCTCCATAAAAGGTCAGTCATTAGGGCAGCTTGTTTGGTTTGGGTTACTCATCAGTTTAACGGCCGTCGTAATTCGCTTTCTGGGCATTTTTCTGGCCGATACGGTTTCTACCCGGATAAGAAAGGTATGGCACCTGCCTCCCGTATTTCCTTCGTTCAAACACACAACCTTATTAGCCTATATCAGCATGCGAGGTATTGTCTCACTGGCCGCTGCTTTATCGATCCCAGAGCGGCTGCCTAATGGCCTTCCCTGTCCAGGCCGAAATCTAATCCTATTTATTACGTTTTGTGTGATCCTGTTTACCCTGGTCGGACAGGGAAGTCTACTGCCTGTTGTTATTCGAGCTTTACACTTTGGGCAGCAGTCCACCGATTACCTTTCCCGACGGGAAATTCGCAAAAGGCTTTCTAAAAAAGCGCTGGCCATGATTCATCGCGTAGTCAGTAAAGAAGGACTTGTTGGAGACACAGTTCAGGAAATCATCGACCGGCATCAGGAGCGCGTTGACGAGCTTGACCGGGGCGATTCTGAGAAGACTCTATCTCAGCATCAACTCAGCCAGAAACTGACACTATCCTCCATTCAGGCGCAGCGGTCTGAGTTATTGGCCTTACGGGATGATCAACTAATCGATGTCGACTTGTTTCATGAATTGGAGAACGAGCTGGATCGGGAAGAGATTCAGTTGAAAGTCATCGACTCTTAG
- a CDS encoding nuclear transport factor 2 family protein, whose protein sequence is MANPKQLIDIAYSVFADNNLSRILPVLDEKIVLYIAQYGPTGREYQGRSGFLAMMSELYTICEDLRVHSLIDFTPDDDQHPDSIITTGFFEGKLLIDNEPFSLPFVHTWYVKADRVVELRAFYWDSAQLFYRIQQGVNGPDFPSNGQHRSSNGTH, encoded by the coding sequence ATGGCCAATCCCAAGCAACTTATCGACATTGCTTACAGTGTTTTTGCGGACAATAATTTAAGTCGGATACTGCCCGTACTGGATGAAAAAATCGTGCTTTATATTGCTCAATATGGCCCTACTGGACGTGAATATCAGGGGAGAAGTGGCTTTTTAGCCATGATGTCAGAGCTATACACAATCTGTGAAGACCTGCGGGTGCATTCGCTTATCGATTTCACCCCGGATGATGATCAGCATCCAGATTCGATCATCACGACTGGCTTTTTTGAGGGTAAACTATTGATAGACAACGAACCGTTTAGTTTACCTTTTGTGCACACCTGGTACGTGAAGGCTGACCGAGTAGTTGAATTACGGGCTTTTTATTGGGATTCTGCCCAACTCTTCTACCGAATCCAGCAAGGTGTTAATGGACCTGATTTCCCGTCAAATGGACAACATCGTTCCAGTAATGGTACCCACTAA